Proteins found in one Sphingomonas sp. SORGH_AS_0879 genomic segment:
- a CDS encoding penicillin-binding protein 2: MSVLVARPAGTQRTAGQRHALVATTHMRLMMLMMLFGAAVFVVIGRLVMLAIFAGPADAAARTATLAARGDIVDRNGAPLARTIDSWTIAVHPKKLIGDPMEIAARLAALMPDRGDQAWFYNQLTRKANFVYLQRRASPALVEQVNAIGEPGLVFDRETQRLYPQSNLAAHALGFLSTDGHGMSGMERVLDERLLNPAETGKPVALSLDTRVQAALESELGRAMNTFSARGGGGIVLDVNTGEVIAMVSLPTFNPNRVGMAGTEELRNITTQSVFELGSTFKPITMATAMENGVVTSMQRRFDATHPLKVGGYTIHDEQGDPKRWLNMAETLIYSSNIATARVADEIGPQRMQAMFKKLGFDTKPDIELREKGRPLLPTYWARTTTMTTAYGHGIAVTPLHLASAYAALVNGGIWRPATLLKVAPGHAPEGRRVLSEATSARMRQMLRLVVMRGTGRKGDAPGYRVGGKTGTAEAAVAGGYDRSRNVATFAAAFPMDAPRYVVLAMLDSPKGTKETFGWKTAAWNAAPVVGRTITRVGAMLGVVPDANKDVDVSDILPTLWQDPKAPPVDGR; this comes from the coding sequence TTGAGCGTACTCGTCGCCCGTCCCGCCGGAACCCAACGTACCGCCGGCCAGCGCCACGCGCTGGTCGCGACGACGCATATGCGGCTGATGATGCTGATGATGCTGTTCGGCGCGGCGGTGTTCGTCGTGATCGGGCGTCTGGTGATGCTGGCGATCTTCGCCGGACCCGCCGATGCGGCGGCGCGCACCGCGACGCTGGCCGCGCGGGGCGATATCGTCGACCGCAATGGTGCGCCGCTGGCCCGCACGATCGACAGTTGGACCATCGCGGTCCATCCGAAGAAGCTGATCGGCGATCCGATGGAGATCGCCGCGCGGCTGGCCGCGCTGATGCCCGATCGCGGGGATCAGGCTTGGTTCTACAACCAACTGACCCGCAAGGCGAATTTCGTCTATCTGCAACGCCGCGCCAGCCCCGCGCTGGTCGAGCAGGTCAACGCCATCGGTGAGCCCGGCCTGGTCTTCGATCGCGAGACGCAGCGCCTCTATCCGCAATCCAACCTGGCCGCGCATGCGCTGGGGTTCCTGTCCACCGACGGCCACGGGATGAGCGGGATGGAGCGGGTGCTCGACGAGCGGCTGCTGAACCCCGCCGAGACAGGCAAGCCGGTCGCGCTGTCGCTCGACACGCGGGTGCAGGCGGCGCTGGAGAGCGAACTAGGCCGTGCGATGAACACCTTCTCGGCGCGCGGCGGCGGCGGCATCGTGCTGGACGTGAACACCGGTGAGGTGATCGCGATGGTCTCGCTCCCCACCTTCAACCCCAATCGCGTGGGCATGGCGGGCACCGAGGAACTGCGCAACATCACGACGCAGAGCGTGTTCGAACTGGGTTCGACCTTCAAGCCGATCACCATGGCGACCGCGATGGAGAATGGCGTCGTCACCTCGATGCAGCGGCGCTTCGACGCGACCCATCCGCTCAAGGTCGGCGGCTATACGATCCATGACGAACAAGGCGATCCGAAGCGCTGGCTGAACATGGCCGAGACGCTGATCTACTCCTCCAACATCGCCACCGCGCGTGTCGCCGACGAGATCGGGCCGCAGCGTATGCAGGCGATGTTCAAGAAGCTGGGCTTCGACACCAAGCCCGATATCGAATTGCGCGAAAAGGGCCGTCCGCTGCTGCCCACCTATTGGGCGCGGACCACGACGATGACGACCGCTTATGGGCATGGCATCGCGGTGACGCCGCTGCACCTCGCATCGGCCTATGCCGCGCTGGTCAATGGCGGCATCTGGCGGCCCGCGACCCTGTTGAAGGTCGCGCCCGGTCATGCGCCGGAGGGGCGGCGCGTGCTGAGCGAGGCGACGAGTGCACGGATGCGCCAGATGCTGCGTCTGGTCGTGATGCGCGGTACGGGCCGCAAGGGCGATGCACCGGGCTATCGCGTCGGCGGCAAGACTGGTACGGCCGAAGCGGCAGTGGCGGGGGGCTATGATCGCTCGCGCAACGTGGCGACCTTCGCGGCGGCCTTTCCGATGGATGCGCCGCGCTATGTCGTGCTGGCGATGCTCGACTCGCCGAAGGGGACGAAGGAGACGTTCGGGTGGAAGACCGCAGCCTGGAACGCCGCCCCCGTGGTCGGGCGAACGATCACGCGG